The Tubulanus polymorphus chromosome 6, tnTubPoly1.2, whole genome shotgun sequence genome includes a region encoding these proteins:
- the LOC141907665 gene encoding uncharacterized protein LOC141907665 → MSKITSIAVVVAIVLLGLCKDTRALQCYNCPNFSSCKNPSVMTCPTGLDACMYLYYKEGTTDMELRGCFTKAACAFQITTSNSLTGFKGNCCATDKCNSGFALKASGIVAVLVAVLSTMYNRF, encoded by the exons ATGTCGAAGATAACAAGCATCGCCGTTGTTGTAGCCATCGTTCTGTTGGGACTTTGTAAAG ATACAAGAGCATTACAATGCTACAATTGTCCCAACTTCAGTTCGTGTAAAAACCCCAGCGTAATGACCTGCCCAACTGGTCTTGACGCCTGCATG taCTTATACTACAAAGAAGGAACCACAGACATGGAACTCAGAGGCTGCTTTACGAAGGCTGCCTGTGCATTTCAGATTACAACATCTAACAGCCTTACAGGTTTCAAAGGCAATTGCTGCGCTACAGACAAGTGTAACAGCGGTTTTGCACTAAAAGCTTCCGGAATCGTCGCGGTCCTTGTAGCGGTATTGTCGACGATGTATaacagattttaa
- the LOC141907594 gene encoding uncharacterized protein LOC141907594, producing MVGKTCVIGLLVLIGLINHIYCGRCDFKELKSKRRSVDFAADSTVTCEDSSCPEGSKEYPSGNSYCVDKKVPKSAVCDKVCCECDLSQDDKCAGHMDTSRIVEHSDNIFD from the exons ATGGTGGGAAAGACTTGCGTAATCGGGTTGTTGGTGTTGATCGGTTTGATCAACCATATCTATTGTGGTCGCTGCGACTTTAAGGAGTTGAAAAGTAAGAGGAGATCAGTGGATTTCGCGGCTGATTCAACTGTGACTTGTGAAGACAGCAGTTGTCCCGAGGGTTCCAAGGAATACCCTTCTGGAAACAGTTACTGTGTCGACAAGAAGGTCCCAAAATCGGCGGTTTGTGACAAAGTATGCTGTGAATGTGATTTGAGTCAGGATGACAAGTGCGC cggTCATATGGACACATCGCGAATCGTAGAGCATTCGGATAACATTTTCGACTGA